In a single window of the Thermodesulfobacteriota bacterium genome:
- the rnc gene encoding ribonuclease III codes for MTTDGLEERIRYRFRSGELLDEALRHGSAPGRETGKRSYERLEFLGDAVLSLCIAHDVYRLLPQAGEGILTKARAAIINNRNLVQVGERIRVSEHLIIDPSVRRKGSGGVTRKMVADAVEAIIGAIFIDGGYDAAFAFVQEQFRLPDFMNALVEGFDAKSRLQEWCQKVGIELPVYRLLSAEGPAHEKVFRAEVRVLGRSPCQGEGKSKKEAETVAASEMLTRLTASGEDTI; via the coding sequence GTGACGACGGACGGGCTTGAGGAGCGGATCCGGTACCGCTTCCGGTCCGGAGAGCTGCTGGACGAGGCGCTGCGCCACGGTTCCGCGCCCGGGCGGGAGACAGGAAAGCGCTCCTACGAGCGGCTCGAGTTTCTCGGTGACGCGGTCCTGAGCCTTTGCATCGCGCACGACGTCTACCGGCTCCTCCCCCAGGCGGGGGAAGGGATCCTCACGAAGGCGCGGGCGGCGATCATCAACAACCGCAACCTGGTCCAGGTCGGGGAGCGGATCCGCGTCTCCGAGCACCTCATCATCGACCCGTCCGTCCGCAGGAAAGGGTCCGGCGGGGTGACCCGGAAGATGGTCGCGGACGCGGTCGAGGCGATCATCGGGGCGATCTTCATCGACGGCGGCTACGACGCCGCCTTCGCCTTCGTCCAGGAGCAGTTCCGGCTGCCGGATTTCATGAACGCGCTGGTGGAGGGCTTCGACGCGAAATCCCGACTCCAGGAATGGTGCCAGAAGGTGGGGATCGAGCTGCCCGTGTACCGCCTCCTCTCCGCGGAAGGACCGGCTCACGAGAAGGTCTTCCGGGCCGAGGTCCGGGTGCTGGGCCGGTCCCCCTGCCAGGGCGAGGGGAAATCCAAGAAGGAGGCGGAAACCGTCGCCGCCTCGGAAATGCTGACCAGGCTCACCGCCTCGGGGGAGGACACCATTTGA
- the era gene encoding GTPase Era has translation MKSGFVALLGRPNVGKSTLMNRILGARIAIVTPKPQTTRDRIAGIYTEDRGQIVFLDSPGIHKPHRALNAYMVRTAQRIGEEADIVAHIVDDREIGRGGENALVREILSRLPVPKVLVLNKVDRMEPAAAEARRAELEKEGSYVKTFLVSAAKGTGVDAFLSALFGMLPEGPAFFPEEDLTDLPMRFIAKEVIREKLFRELEEEIPYSVAVQIAEYKEEPEKNLVRIRADILVERESQKGIVIGRGGAALKKIGTASRLELEKETGSRVYLELFVKVEKDWSKNERMLRRLGYEPG, from the coding sequence TTGAAGTCCGGATTCGTCGCGCTGCTCGGCCGACCCAACGTCGGCAAGTCCACCCTGATGAACCGGATCCTCGGCGCCAGGATCGCGATCGTGACGCCGAAGCCGCAGACCACGAGGGACCGGATCGCGGGCATCTACACGGAAGACCGGGGGCAGATCGTTTTCCTCGACAGCCCCGGGATCCACAAGCCTCACCGGGCGTTGAACGCCTACATGGTCCGCACCGCGCAGCGCATCGGCGAAGAGGCCGACATCGTGGCCCACATCGTGGACGACCGGGAGATCGGCAGGGGCGGGGAGAACGCCCTCGTCCGGGAGATCCTCTCGAGGCTGCCGGTTCCCAAGGTGCTCGTCCTGAACAAGGTCGACCGGATGGAGCCCGCCGCCGCGGAGGCCCGCAGGGCGGAGCTGGAAAAGGAAGGGTCCTACGTGAAAACGTTCCTGGTCTCCGCCGCGAAGGGGACGGGGGTGGACGCGTTCCTGTCCGCCCTGTTCGGGATGCTTCCCGAGGGGCCCGCGTTTTTCCCGGAAGAGGACCTCACCGACCTCCCCATGCGCTTCATCGCCAAGGAAGTGATCCGGGAGAAGCTGTTCCGGGAGCTTGAGGAGGAGATTCCGTACAGCGTGGCGGTCCAGATCGCCGAATACAAGGAGGAGCCGGAGAAGAATCTCGTGCGGATCCGCGCGGACATCCTGGTGGAGCGGGAATCGCAGAAGGGGATCGTCATCGGCAGGGGCGGGGCGGCCCTGAAAAAAATCGGCACGGCGTCCCGCTTGGAACTGGAGAAAGAGACCGGCAGCCGGGTATACTTGGAGCTGTTCGTAAAAGTGGAAAAAGACTGGTCGAAGAACGAGAGGATGCTGAGGCGCCTGGGATATGAGCCGGGGTGA